The Streptococcaceae bacterium ESL0729 genome has a segment encoding these proteins:
- a CDS encoding phosphodiester glycosidase family protein, producing MKTTGKKSRLLKKISVTLAGLLTLAVLGIYTFFKTDVFADTRDLWVQTAMSTSSHKWLATSFLNDDEINKILAKYQVTNDTKSDSSTINLSTSSSSSSTDTSNTSIKEISGSTYKGYVVTIKDPSTVKLVNTLTSSGGGTKLSETVKDEGYQIALNAAGFNFDRKTESTGENALDSLTIMDGKLLYGDQSESYQMIGMTSEGKLVLGSYTYQEALEAGVNDAISFGPYLLVNGEEQVTEKATGGLQPRTAIGQASDGSIFFVVIEGRSSSSAGASLYDLQEVMKNLGAVNASNLDGGGSSEMYYDGKLVNQLSNGSEREIPNAFVVSK from the coding sequence ATGAAAACAACAGGAAAAAAATCAAGGCTTCTGAAGAAAATATCAGTCACCCTAGCTGGACTTCTAACACTAGCAGTCCTTGGGATATATACCTTCTTTAAAACGGATGTTTTTGCGGATACAAGGGATTTATGGGTCCAAACTGCCATGAGCACAAGTAGCCACAAGTGGCTGGCAACATCATTTTTAAATGATGATGAGATAAATAAGATTCTAGCCAAGTACCAGGTAACTAACGATACCAAATCAGACAGCTCAACTATTAACCTCTCAACAAGCTCAAGCTCATCTAGTACTGACACATCAAATACGTCAATCAAAGAGATAAGTGGCTCAACCTATAAGGGATATGTTGTAACCATTAAAGATCCTTCGACTGTTAAGCTTGTAAATACTCTAACCTCAAGTGGCGGGGGAACCAAGTTATCTGAAACAGTTAAGGATGAGGGTTATCAAATTGCCCTTAATGCAGCAGGTTTTAACTTTGACAGAAAGACTGAGTCAACTGGAGAGAATGCCCTTGATTCCCTAACTATTATGGACGGAAAACTCCTTTACGGAGATCAATCGGAAAGCTATCAAATGATTGGGATGACCTCAGAAGGTAAGCTCGTTCTTGGTAGCTATACCTATCAAGAAGCCCTTGAAGCTGGAGTTAATGATGCTATCTCCTTTGGCCCATATCTTTTAGTCAACGGGGAAGAACAGGTTACTGAAAAGGCAACAGGAGGCCTGCAACCAAGAACGGCCATCGGTCAAGCAAGTGACGGAAGTATCTTCTTTGTAGTTATTGAAGGAAGGTCATCATCGAGTGCTGGTGCAAGCCTATATGACCTGCAAGAGGTTATGAAGAATCTAGGGGCAGTAAATGCAAGTAACCTAGATGGCGGTGGCTCAAGTGAGATGTACTACGATGGTAAACTCGTTAATCAACTAAGCAATGGAAGTGAAAGGGAAATACCCAATGCTTTTGTTGTAAGTAAATAA
- a CDS encoding asparaginase: MKKILVLHTGGTISMHEDENGNVRPDQTNPMNNIKVDFPDVELLVEDFLNLPSPHVSLENMLQLKKRIKKAFSEEDIDSVVITHGTDTLEETAYFLDSTIERGKTIVVTGAMRSSNELASDGTYNFLSAIRVAASTNSKNRGVLVVMNDEIHSARYVTKTHTTNVSTFQTPTHGPLGLITKNSILYFQNDHEDKHLDIQSVEGQVPIIKAYAGMDGSIIDLLDSDKLDGLVIEALGAGNLPPKAFKSLERIIAAKIPVVLVSRCFNGIAEPVYSYEGGGVVLHEKGVLFSREINSQKARIKLIIALNAKLKGQSFTEYMEH, translated from the coding sequence ATGAAAAAAATATTAGTGCTCCATACTGGTGGTACCATTTCCATGCATGAGGATGAAAACGGGAATGTAAGGCCCGATCAAACCAACCCCATGAACAATATCAAGGTTGACTTCCCTGATGTTGAACTCCTTGTCGAGGACTTTTTAAATCTACCAAGCCCCCATGTCAGTCTTGAAAACATGTTGCAACTCAAAAAAAGGATTAAGAAGGCTTTTTCAGAAGAAGATATCGATTCAGTTGTCATCACGCACGGAACTGATACCTTGGAAGAGACTGCCTACTTCCTTGACTCAACTATCGAGCGGGGGAAAACCATTGTCGTAACAGGAGCCATGCGTTCAAGTAATGAGCTGGCAAGTGATGGAACCTACAACTTCCTTTCGGCCATTAGGGTAGCTGCTTCAACTAACTCTAAAAACCGTGGTGTGCTTGTTGTCATGAATGATGAAATCCATTCGGCTAGATACGTGACAAAGACCCATACAACAAATGTTTCAACCTTTCAAACACCAACTCACGGGCCCCTTGGTCTCATAACTAAAAATAGCATCCTCTACTTCCAAAATGATCATGAAGATAAGCACTTAGATATCCAATCAGTCGAAGGTCAGGTGCCAATCATTAAGGCTTATGCTGGCATGGATGGAAGTATCATTGATTTACTTGATTCAGATAAGCTTGATGGACTGGTCATTGAAGCTTTAGGAGCTGGGAATTTACCGCCAAAAGCCTTTAAAAGTCTTGAGCGAATTATTGCTGCAAAAATACCAGTTGTCCTAGTTTCTCGCTGCTTTAACGGGATTGCTGAGCCAGTTTATAGCTACGAGGGTGGAGGAGTCGTCCTCCATGAAAAAGGAGTTTTATTCAGTAGGGAAATCAACTCCCAAAAGGCTAGAATCAAATTAATAATCGCCTTAAACGCCAAACTTAAGGGTCAAAGCTTTACTGAATATATGGAACATTAA